One segment of Deltaproteobacteria bacterium DNA contains the following:
- a CDS encoding UbiX family flavin prenyltransferase gives MRRVIVGLSGATGSIYGIRILQVLHRIPDIETHLVMSKAAKMTLQVETPHTVKEVEAMADMVHDINNIGASIASGSFRTEGMVIAPCSMKSMGGIVMSVGGDLLVRASDVILKERKKLVLVVRETPLHLGHLESMAQLTRMGAVIFPPVPAFYHRPKTLDDVINQTVARILDQFDVETDMFHRWDEESLSRFPGDKE, from the coding sequence ATGCGTCGTGTCATCGTAGGCCTGTCAGGGGCCACCGGATCCATCTACGGAATCCGCATACTCCAGGTGCTGCACAGGATACCGGACATCGAGACCCACCTGGTCATGAGCAAGGCAGCCAAGATGACCCTCCAGGTGGAGACGCCGCACACGGTCAAGGAAGTCGAAGCCATGGCCGACATGGTGCACGACATCAACAACATCGGCGCGAGCATCGCCAGCGGCTCGTTCCGCACCGAGGGGATGGTCATCGCGCCGTGCTCCATGAAGTCCATGGGCGGCATCGTGATGTCCGTCGGCGGCGACCTGCTGGTGCGCGCCTCGGACGTCATCCTGAAGGAGCGGAAGAAGCTCGTGCTGGTGGTGCGGGAAACCCCGCTGCACCTGGGGCACCTGGAGAGCATGGCGCAGCTCACGCGCATGGGCGCGGTGATCTTTCCGCCGGTGCCCGCCTTCTATCACCGGCCCAAGACCCTGGACGACGTCATCAACCAGACCGTGGCGCGGATCCTCGACCAGTTCGACGTCGAGACCGACATGTTCCACCGCTGGGACGAGGAGTCCCTGAGCCGTTTCCCCGGCGACAAGGAATGA
- a CDS encoding pyridoxamine 5'-phosphate oxidase family protein, producing the protein MAELEEQVLEYLRTHNTMTLGTCRDGMPWNATVFYASDGLQLYFFSSPDSRHCTNLADNPRVAVTVQEDYQDWREIKGIQLEGTVELVDSVIAKGKALAVYARKYPGIIKLFTDPASGIYHKAFLKVKFYRVIPERLYYIDNQQGFGKRQELALGEGAASS; encoded by the coding sequence ATGGCCGAACTCGAAGAACAGGTGCTGGAATACCTCCGCACACACAACACCATGACCCTCGGCACCTGCCGCGACGGCATGCCGTGGAACGCCACGGTGTTCTATGCCAGCGACGGACTTCAGCTCTACTTCTTCTCCTCGCCGGACTCGCGCCATTGCACCAACCTCGCCGACAACCCGCGGGTGGCGGTGACCGTCCAGGAGGACTATCAGGACTGGCGCGAGATCAAGGGAATCCAGCTCGAGGGCACCGTCGAGCTCGTGGACTCTGTCATCGCCAAGGGCAAGGCTCTGGCGGTGTACGCGCGCAAGTACCCGGGTATCATCAAGCTCTTCACGGACCCGGCGAGCGGCATCTACCACAAGGCGTTTCTCAAGGTGAAGTTCTACCGGGTGATTCCGGAGAGGCTGTACTACATCGACAACCAGCAGGGGTTCGGCAAGCGGCAGGAGCTGGCGCTGGGCGAGGGCGCGGCGTCGAGCTGA